One region of Chryseobacterium muglaense genomic DNA includes:
- a CDS encoding Atu1372/SO_1960 family protein — protein sequence MKIFNRFLSVFILTIISNMMMAQNNKAKILVLIHSDNGGTYELAKQISKGIEANGNVQSIIKQVKSSNHSSLKDIPVASVEELSSYDGIAFGSPVYFGNISTGMSEFLSKTVSLWTNHALEGMPATVFMSAGSGAGNELAVQAFWNSLSVHGMVLVSNGIRGVEKIDKNIPQGNTVLGATSLASVKNVERPSSGEKEIAFEQGKNFAKIAFALRGTFNKNSEIKISQNKSIEKVLADKNIVLPNVPKPAGNYQPYVKSGNLVFINQVALKDGKILYPGKLGVTVDENQVKEATKQTMLNVLAVLKDAVNGDLDKVKKVVQLTGIFNTKDDYAKHADLMNVASNLAVDVFGENGKHARATFGASSVPVNSSVEIQAIFEVE from the coding sequence ATGAAAATATTTAATAGGTTTTTATCAGTTTTTATTTTAACAATAATTTCAAACATGATGATGGCTCAAAATAACAAAGCAAAAATATTGGTGCTGATTCATTCTGACAATGGAGGAACTTACGAATTGGCAAAACAAATCTCAAAAGGAATTGAAGCTAATGGAAACGTTCAGAGTATTATCAAACAGGTAAAATCATCCAATCATTCAAGTTTGAAAGATATTCCGGTGGCTTCTGTGGAAGAATTGAGTTCTTATGACGGAATAGCTTTTGGCTCACCCGTTTATTTCGGAAACATCAGCACAGGAATGAGCGAGTTTTTATCTAAAACGGTCAGTTTATGGACGAATCATGCATTGGAAGGAATGCCTGCAACAGTTTTTATGTCTGCAGGAAGCGGGGCAGGAAATGAATTGGCAGTTCAGGCCTTTTGGAACAGTCTTTCCGTTCACGGGATGGTTTTGGTGTCAAACGGAATTCGTGGTGTTGAGAAAATCGATAAAAATATTCCTCAAGGCAATACGGTTTTAGGAGCAACAAGTTTAGCTTCTGTAAAAAATGTTGAAAGACCAAGTTCTGGTGAAAAGGAAATTGCATTTGAACAGGGAAAAAATTTTGCAAAAATTGCGTTCGCTTTAAGAGGAACTTTTAACAAAAATTCTGAAATTAAAATTTCACAAAATAAAAGTATAGAAAAGGTATTAGCTGATAAAAATATTGTTCTTCCTAATGTTCCGAAACCGGCAGGCAATTATCAGCCTTATGTAAAATCGGGGAATTTGGTTTTCATCAATCAGGTGGCTTTGAAGGATGGGAAAATTTTATATCCGGGGAAATTGGGAGTTACGGTAGATGAAAATCAGGTAAAAGAAGCGACTAAGCAAACAATGCTTAATGTTTTGGCGGTATTGAAAGATGCTGTGAATGGAGATTTAGATAAAGTGAAAAAAGTGGTGCAGCTTACCGGAATTTTCAACACAAAAGATGATTACGCAAAGCATGCAGATTTGATGAATGTTGCTTCAAATCTTGCAGTAGACGTTTTTGGTGAAAATGGGAAACATGCAAGAGCTACATTTGGTGCATCTTCAGTTCCTGTAAATTCTTCTGTAGAAATTCAGGCTATTTTTGAAGTTGAATAA
- a CDS encoding AraC family transcriptional regulator, giving the protein MQNANLKCSMTEEENGFLHDSIEKEAYIWYEENWQHDDDEHLHHRAQLTFVKEGYQYFHIDDKIYLVPQNHVIWIPSLQKHKITSEAKTVKLMVSLFKNIPENQFYKTTHVFPAPSVLKEMILYAKKWNKETAENHEQEIFMNALLISLPNFCKENTALQIPLPSDLRLLEVCQFINLNFKNDYSVEELAETANLSVRTLQRIFKKETGISIKKYAQLIKILKSIELINSDQFTLSEVAYKVGYKSLSAFTSSYQAIMNTKPKIIKITTF; this is encoded by the coding sequence ATGCAAAACGCCAACTTAAAATGCAGCATGACTGAAGAAGAAAATGGGTTTCTCCATGATTCTATTGAGAAGGAAGCTTACATTTGGTACGAGGAAAACTGGCAGCATGACGATGACGAGCATCTTCATCACCGAGCACAACTTACTTTTGTAAAAGAAGGCTACCAATATTTTCACATCGACGATAAAATTTATCTTGTTCCGCAAAATCATGTCATCTGGATTCCTTCATTACAAAAACATAAAATAACTTCTGAAGCAAAAACTGTAAAATTGATGGTGAGTTTATTTAAAAATATACCGGAAAACCAATTTTATAAGACTACCCATGTATTTCCTGCACCTTCGGTTTTAAAAGAAATGATTTTATACGCGAAAAAATGGAATAAAGAAACAGCAGAAAATCATGAACAGGAAATTTTTATGAATGCATTATTAATAAGCCTTCCTAATTTTTGCAAAGAAAATACGGCCTTACAAATTCCGTTGCCTTCAGATTTAAGATTACTTGAAGTCTGCCAATTTATTAATTTAAATTTCAAAAATGATTACAGTGTTGAAGAATTAGCAGAAACTGCAAATCTTTCTGTAAGAACTCTTCAGCGTATTTTTAAAAAAGAAACCGGAATAAGTATAAAAAAATATGCACAACTGATCAAAATTCTTAAAAGTATAGAATTGATCAACTCTGATCAGTTTACATTAAGCGAGGTTGCTTATAAAGTGGGATACAAAAGCCTTTCAGCATTTACATCATCTTACCAGGCGATCATGAATACCAAACCAAAAATAATTAAAATAACTACTTTCTGA
- a CDS encoding histone H1 codes for MKELIEKINAEFEAFTTEANQQVEKGNKAAGTRARKSALELSKLFKDFRKVSVEESKK; via the coding sequence ATGAAAGAACTTATCGAAAAAATCAACGCAGAATTTGAAGCGTTCACAACAGAAGCTAATCAACAAGTTGAAAAAGGAAACAAAGCAGCTGGAACTAGAGCTCGTAAATCAGCTCTTGAACTAAGCAAATTGTTCAAAGATTTCAGAAAAGTTTCTGTTGAAGAATCTAAAAAATAA
- a CDS encoding helix-turn-helix domain-containing protein — MDAHLHIDHKNDPKEHLESVSLVNRFTVILQRDYKTEKKVSHYADQLRVSSRKLTDMTEFVYGKSAKQMIIEKVTFECEKAIKFSSKTLSEIAFDLGFKDEGNFSNFVKKHSGKKPSDMREIAGKI, encoded by the coding sequence TTGGATGCCCATTTGCATATTGACCATAAAAATGACCCAAAAGAACATTTGGAGTCTGTAAGTTTAGTCAACCGTTTTACCGTTATTCTTCAACGAGACTATAAAACCGAAAAAAAAGTTTCTCACTACGCAGACCAATTAAGGGTTTCCAGCCGAAAGCTAACTGACATGACTGAATTTGTTTATGGGAAATCTGCCAAACAAATGATTATCGAAAAAGTAACATTCGAATGTGAGAAAGCAATTAAGTTTTCAAGTAAAACTTTATCTGAAATTGCATTTGATTTGGGTTTTAAAGACGAGGGTAATTTTAGTAATTTCGTAAAAAAACACAGTGGAAAAAAGCCATCTGACATGAGAGAAATTGCTGGCAAAATATGA
- a CDS encoding fimbrial biogenesis chaperone — protein MNKITLLFYFLVIQFSAQTGISVSPPRVYFESAPGVSSTQTVTVTNVSEKHALDLAISLGDWNYDEKGDNIIQAAGTLENSCASWINIKKTDNYFSLGPGEKKELEITLTSPALPKDKLSVHTAVLFVSQMNPLDDVDSKGAKIKLSVRSGIKIFHKTPEVIKRKIEIKDLKFDASKKLLNITFENQSDAWTDGKLITDIINTNTGKKISIAPIVFYTLPRNTRKISIPMQDITEKGSYNASVIIDYGDNETLEMGELNFNYE, from the coding sequence ATGAACAAAATCACTCTCTTATTCTATTTTCTGGTAATACAATTCAGTGCACAAACAGGTATTTCGGTTTCTCCACCGAGGGTTTATTTTGAGTCGGCACCAGGAGTAAGTAGCACTCAAACGGTAACAGTTACCAATGTGAGTGAAAAGCACGCGCTAGATCTTGCGATAAGTTTAGGAGATTGGAATTATGATGAAAAAGGTGATAATATAATACAAGCAGCTGGTACATTAGAGAATTCTTGTGCAAGCTGGATAAACATTAAGAAAACCGACAATTACTTCAGTCTCGGCCCTGGAGAGAAAAAAGAGCTAGAAATAACACTTACTTCGCCTGCATTACCAAAAGACAAGCTTTCTGTTCATACAGCAGTATTATTTGTGAGCCAAATGAATCCATTGGATGATGTAGATAGTAAAGGAGCAAAAATTAAATTAAGTGTTCGTTCTGGAATTAAAATATTTCATAAAACGCCAGAGGTAATAAAAAGAAAAATTGAAATTAAAGATTTGAAATTTGATGCGTCGAAGAAGCTATTAAATATCACGTTTGAAAATCAATCTGATGCATGGACCGATGGAAAACTTATAACAGATATTATTAATACTAATACTGGTAAAAAGATTAGTATTGCACCTATTGTATTCTATACATTACCGAGAAATACTCGTAAAATAAGCATTCCTATGCAAGATATAACCGAGAAAGGCTCTTATAACGCCTCAGTAATCATTGATTATGGGGATAACGAAACTTTAGAAATGGGGGAATTAAATTTTAATTATGAGTAA
- a CDS encoding COG1470 family protein, producing the protein MPFQSRRFLFTLFIVLFSCIYINAQKTESNVTMEIEQENSTSYSRILNMVVSVQNLNSTNFSGKIQFTYPKGFKVITGDEPLIELKPNEKKYLPIRIILPSDAKAGSSPIKVRLLDQFGNFITERIKEHIIEINNDLNLSLLTTSIYRSSSQEPLSIKVRVANTGNISQDITLVCKIPDPDNGNQFLEQQALIYVKKDSTFVFTYQPSKSLSRLSSFTINVSGFRNPDKEIFNTSTIFVQNISSVQKYQDPQFSNFSEDSKNQITTLYRRIGDNADMYQLTGSGGFNLPSGFLNMKGNIAFFSNQQQPLVTNTNITLEQGNNQYTIGNINKFLEMPLAGRGVEYSHTFKKNTKLEVGFIDQNFNLIERNTFFKNGYGFFTRGTMNINNSSKTVSAGYNYRYDPYEKTSHHILGTETHYTFDKIWMVNAKVNAGLSSYESQDLLKPSFSAESNYTGAFKDYNLNGIYFFSSGYYPGNRRGSVQLQQNISKSYKNYNYFGNITYSNFSPKYYFFDRPQASENVRIEMGTKFPNSKNFSFGLFYQFQNEKSNNYNNFFGNLNTNEFRELTAHRLVEQIAWSHTKTKQYASLTFDTGLAKYPLNDNLKFQMKLNANYTFKKFNINTVYQSGSYYLSEYALSHLNSNNTDYKKISVSLFYNSNFIKDKVNVSTGLSYIDDIIYGKSPSAFLNTKYTGKNFSAFLNSSWYNYSLGALANNILTFELGLTLNLKNPVLSPDKKAKIQVFTFYDENNNNIFDTGEKPANDYIININNTALKTTTDGIAMYKNVPFGKYKLKQHIQQGWYYDEYDFNVDSYTYLLNIPLHQNGTLLGNISFDYNAKTAVEFEPRAYSVAFKILKGNDVVQKLESDDQGKITSFLPTGSYTIFIDTSTLPPNTYCETQSFDINVKAGEMVVVPDFIIKVKEKKVNKKTFSN; encoded by the coding sequence ATGCCTTTTCAAAGCAGAAGATTTTTGTTCACCCTTTTTATCGTTTTATTCAGTTGTATTTATATCAATGCGCAAAAAACTGAGTCGAATGTGACCATGGAAATTGAGCAGGAAAATTCAACATCCTATTCTAGGATTTTAAATATGGTTGTAAGTGTTCAGAATTTGAATTCTACTAATTTCAGTGGAAAAATTCAGTTTACATATCCAAAAGGATTTAAAGTAATCACTGGTGACGAACCTTTAATAGAACTAAAACCCAACGAAAAAAAATATTTACCTATAAGAATAATCTTACCTTCTGATGCTAAAGCAGGATCATCTCCCATAAAAGTTCGGCTGCTTGATCAGTTTGGGAATTTTATAACCGAAAGAATTAAAGAACATATTATTGAGATTAATAATGATTTGAATTTATCTTTATTAACAACCTCCATCTACAGATCTTCTAGCCAAGAGCCTTTATCAATAAAAGTGAGAGTAGCTAATACAGGAAATATCTCTCAGGATATAACTTTGGTATGCAAAATTCCTGATCCTGACAATGGAAATCAATTTTTGGAGCAACAAGCTTTAATTTATGTAAAAAAAGATTCTACTTTTGTATTTACTTATCAACCTTCTAAAAGCCTGTCTAGATTATCTAGCTTTACGATAAACGTTTCAGGTTTCAGAAATCCAGATAAAGAAATATTCAATACATCGACTATTTTTGTACAAAATATTTCCAGCGTTCAAAAATATCAAGATCCACAATTTAGTAATTTTTCCGAAGACTCCAAAAATCAGATTACAACTTTATACAGGAGGATTGGAGACAATGCCGATATGTATCAGTTGACTGGTTCGGGTGGCTTCAACTTACCTTCTGGTTTCCTTAATATGAAAGGGAATATTGCATTTTTCAGCAATCAGCAACAGCCTTTGGTAACCAATACCAATATTACCCTTGAGCAAGGTAATAATCAATATACGATTGGAAATATCAATAAGTTTTTAGAGATGCCTTTGGCGGGAAGAGGGGTAGAATATAGCCATACTTTCAAAAAAAACACCAAACTGGAGGTTGGATTTATTGATCAGAATTTTAATCTTATTGAAAGAAACACCTTTTTTAAAAACGGCTATGGCTTTTTCACCAGAGGAACCATGAATATAAACAATAGCTCAAAAACTGTTTCGGCAGGTTATAATTACCGTTATGATCCTTATGAGAAAACTAGCCATCACATTTTGGGAACAGAAACCCATTATACCTTTGATAAGATCTGGATGGTGAATGCAAAAGTAAATGCCGGATTAAGTTCTTATGAATCTCAGGATTTGCTAAAACCATCGTTCTCTGCTGAATCTAACTATACCGGTGCTTTTAAAGATTATAATCTTAACGGAATTTACTTTTTCAGTTCTGGATATTACCCTGGAAACCGACGAGGAAGCGTACAGCTACAGCAGAATATTTCAAAGAGCTATAAAAACTATAATTATTTTGGTAATATTACGTACTCTAATTTCTCACCAAAATATTACTTTTTCGACAGACCTCAAGCTTCTGAAAACGTTAGAATTGAGATGGGAACTAAATTCCCCAATAGTAAAAATTTTAGTTTTGGACTTTTTTATCAATTTCAAAACGAAAAGTCTAACAACTACAATAATTTCTTTGGAAACTTAAACACTAATGAATTTCGAGAATTAACCGCCCATAGATTGGTCGAACAAATTGCATGGTCACATACCAAAACCAAACAATATGCATCACTTACATTTGATACAGGTTTAGCAAAATATCCACTTAATGACAATCTAAAATTTCAAATGAAGTTGAATGCAAATTACACCTTCAAAAAATTTAACATTAATACAGTTTACCAATCAGGAAGTTATTATTTATCAGAATATGCATTATCTCATTTAAACTCGAATAACACCGATTATAAAAAAATTTCAGTTTCTCTTTTCTACAATAGTAATTTCATTAAAGACAAAGTTAACGTAAGTACAGGATTATCTTATATAGACGACATAATCTATGGAAAATCACCTTCTGCATTTCTAAATACGAAATATACGGGTAAAAACTTCAGTGCATTTCTGAATTCTTCATGGTACAATTATTCATTAGGGGCTTTGGCAAATAATATTCTAACATTTGAACTTGGTTTAACATTGAATTTAAAAAACCCAGTATTGAGTCCTGATAAAAAAGCAAAAATTCAGGTATTTACCTTTTATGACGAAAACAACAACAATATTTTTGATACAGGAGAGAAACCTGCCAATGACTACATCATCAATATCAATAATACAGCGTTAAAAACTACCACAGATGGAATTGCAATGTATAAAAATGTTCCTTTTGGAAAATATAAACTAAAACAGCATATTCAGCAAGGTTGGTATTATGATGAATATGATTTTAATGTTGATTCTTACACTTACCTTTTGAATATTCCGCTTCATCAAAATGGAACACTTTTAGGTAATATATCTTTTGATTACAATGCAAAAACGGCAGTGGAATTCGAACCTAGAGCATATTCTGTAGCATTCAAAATTCTTAAAGGGAATGACGTTGTACAAAAATTAGAAAGTGATGACCAAGGGAAAATCACCTCTTTTTTACCTACAGGCAGTTACACAATTTTTATTGATACCTCTACCCTTCCTCCCAATACATATTGCGAAACTCAAAGCTTTGATATTAATGTAAAAGCAGGAGAAATGGTAGTTGTTCCTGATTTTATTATTAAAGTAAAAGAGAAAAAAGTGAATAAAAAAACGTTCAGCAATTAA
- a CDS encoding 3-oxoacyl-ACP synthase III family protein, producing the protein MKSKIIGVGNYIPSETITNLFFDNHIFLNEKGENLKEDNASITSKLKKITGIEERRYASDNQVTSDLGFIAAKNAIENSKIDPETLDYIIFAHNFGDIKAGTIQSDAVPSLASRVKNLLQIKNNFCVGYDLLFGCPGWIEGVIQANAFIKSGIAKRCLVIGAETLSRVTDPHDRDSMIYADGAGAIILEANEEDDDSGIKSHVSASYTYKEKDFLNFAKSYNADHSPDTKYIKMDGRKIYEFALINVPEAMKKCLDQSGYTIDQLDKIIIHQANEKMDEAIVNRFYQLYDTPPPPDIMPMVISKLGNSSVATIPSLLTMILNNELPSHSIKKGDIVLFASVGAGMNINAFVYKF; encoded by the coding sequence ATGAAAAGTAAAATTATCGGTGTAGGAAACTACATACCATCAGAAACTATTACCAATCTGTTTTTCGACAACCATATTTTTCTTAATGAAAAAGGCGAAAACCTAAAAGAAGATAACGCTTCAATTACCAGTAAATTAAAAAAAATTACAGGAATTGAAGAAAGAAGATACGCTAGTGATAATCAAGTAACTTCTGATCTAGGATTTATTGCGGCTAAAAATGCAATAGAAAATTCAAAAATTGACCCTGAAACTTTAGATTATATTATTTTTGCTCACAATTTTGGCGATATAAAAGCTGGTACCATACAATCAGATGCCGTTCCCAGTCTTGCATCAAGAGTGAAAAATTTATTACAGATTAAAAATAATTTCTGCGTTGGTTACGATTTACTATTTGGATGTCCCGGATGGATCGAAGGCGTGATTCAGGCGAATGCATTTATCAAATCTGGCATTGCTAAAAGATGTTTGGTTATCGGTGCTGAAACACTTTCTCGTGTTACAGATCCTCACGACAGAGACAGTATGATCTATGCAGACGGAGCAGGAGCGATCATTTTGGAAGCCAATGAAGAAGATGATGATTCGGGTATAAAATCCCATGTTTCTGCTTCTTATACCTATAAAGAAAAAGATTTCTTGAATTTTGCTAAATCCTATAATGCAGATCATTCTCCGGATACAAAATATATTAAAATGGATGGCAGAAAAATTTATGAATTTGCCCTCATCAATGTTCCGGAAGCAATGAAAAAATGTCTTGACCAAAGTGGCTATACTATAGACCAGCTTGATAAAATCATTATTCATCAGGCAAACGAAAAAATGGATGAAGCGATTGTAAACCGATTCTATCAGTTATACGATACTCCTCCACCTCCGGACATTATGCCAATGGTAATCAGCAAACTAGGAAACAGCAGTGTCGCAACCATACCATCACTACTGACAATGATTTTAAATAATGAACTGCCTTCACATTCCATTAAGAAAGGTGACATCGTTTTATTTGCATCAGTGGGTGCAGGAATGAATATCAATGCATTTGTTTATAAGTTTTAA
- a CDS encoding glycoside hydrolase family 28 protein, translating to MKKYVLFIFVLLLSITTSAQYKPWTSAKQPLKEIKALKKQIKKPEFRKVDYLITDFGAVGDGKTKNTEAFKKAIEKCSAEGGGRVVVPNGIFLTGAIYLESNVNLHLTDGSTILFSQDSKDYPIVFTRWEGMECMNYSSLIYAYEEENIAVTGKGTLDGNSDLDNWWFWCGATKYGYNETRPGRQNPARAKLHEYMAQRKPARERIFGDGWYLRPNFVQPYKSKNFYMADVLVKNSPMWNLNPVLCENVLIERVKVISHGPNNDGFDPEACKNVWIKDSYFDTGDDCIAIKSGRDEDGRDIGRPAENHIIENCEMKDGHGGVVIGSEIAGGARNIYAIGNVMDSKNLDRALRLKTSSSRGGIIENVFFYNTKVGAYKEAAVRFNMHYEKPGNHIPTMRNIWVENLTVDKGGKYAVLSDAYESSPVTDFTMINATMTGVKIPYKVDYMKNVTLKNVTVNGQPLTELKP from the coding sequence ATGAAAAAATATGTTTTATTCATTTTTGTATTACTTTTATCGATTACCACATCTGCGCAATACAAACCGTGGACTTCCGCAAAACAGCCTTTAAAGGAAATCAAAGCTCTCAAAAAGCAAATCAAAAAACCTGAATTTCGAAAAGTTGATTACCTGATTACCGATTTTGGAGCAGTTGGCGATGGAAAAACCAAAAATACCGAAGCTTTCAAAAAAGCTATTGAAAAATGCAGTGCAGAAGGTGGTGGAAGAGTTGTCGTTCCTAATGGAATTTTCCTAACGGGAGCCATTTATCTTGAATCTAATGTGAATCTACATTTAACTGACGGGTCAACTATATTATTCAGTCAGGACAGCAAAGACTACCCTATCGTTTTCACGCGTTGGGAAGGAATGGAATGTATGAATTATTCCTCTTTAATTTATGCTTATGAAGAAGAAAATATCGCAGTTACAGGGAAAGGAACTTTAGATGGAAATTCAGATTTAGACAATTGGTGGTTCTGGTGTGGTGCTACAAAATATGGTTACAATGAAACCCGTCCGGGAAGACAAAACCCTGCCCGTGCGAAACTTCATGAATATATGGCTCAGAGAAAACCTGCGAGAGAAAGAATTTTCGGAGATGGATGGTATTTAAGACCGAATTTCGTTCAGCCTTACAAGTCTAAAAACTTTTATATGGCGGATGTTTTGGTTAAAAATTCTCCGATGTGGAATTTGAATCCTGTTTTGTGTGAAAATGTTTTAATTGAAAGAGTAAAAGTAATCAGCCACGGACCAAACAATGATGGTTTCGACCCTGAAGCTTGTAAAAATGTCTGGATTAAAGATTCTTATTTTGACACCGGAGACGACTGTATCGCTATCAAATCCGGAAGAGATGAGGATGGAAGAGACATCGGAAGACCTGCCGAAAACCACATTATCGAAAACTGCGAAATGAAAGACGGTCACGGCGGTGTCGTTATAGGAAGCGAAATTGCTGGTGGCGCAAGAAATATTTACGCTATCGGAAATGTAATGGACAGCAAAAATCTTGACCGTGCATTAAGACTAAAAACAAGTTCAAGTCGTGGCGGAATCATCGAAAACGTATTTTTCTACAACACCAAAGTGGGTGCTTATAAAGAAGCTGCGGTTCGTTTCAATATGCATTATGAAAAGCCTGGAAATCATATTCCGACAATGAGAAATATCTGGGTTGAGAATTTAACCGTTGACAAAGGTGGAAAATATGCCGTTCTTTCTGATGCTTATGAATCTTCTCCAGTAACAGATTTCACGATGATTAATGCAACAATGACAGGTGTTAAAATTCCATATAAAGTTGATTATATGAAAAATGTGACGTTGAAAAATGTAACCGTTAACGGACAACCTTTAACCGAGCTAAAACCATAA